From a single Prionailurus bengalensis isolate Pbe53 chromosome A1, Fcat_Pben_1.1_paternal_pri, whole genome shotgun sequence genomic region:
- the PCDHAC1 gene encoding protocadherin alpha-C1 has protein sequence MVGWRVAVLCLWVSCCSAARQLEYSVLEETVRSVAVGNVSADLGLSAATLRLRNFRLLSSLREPYFGVDLASGSLVVREPADRERLCGTKAACVLTYELVLEDPLELHKMRVHVVDINDNSPVFPAGDVQLHIPEFLLPGARFTLPNALDADEGSNGVLTYTLSPSQHFRLIMGSRVDGSEYPELVLEKALDREQRATHQLLLTAKDGGQPARSGEAQVTIIVVDTNDNAPVFERTVYRAKVPETAPNGTLLLRVQASDPDEGSNGEIRYSLSNSTLVELRHYFHVHPRNGEVRLAASLGLPETLLEAYIEARDEGTFGLASTVKLLVEVTDVNDHAPEVNLLTLSSSVSEDAAPGTVIALFSLRDEDLGPNGKVFCSMSSGGPFKLKASFDNYYSLLTDGPLDREQVSEYHVLITASDGGSPPLSTRRTVTVSVVDVNDNSPNFAQPQQELFVAENNDPGASLGHVFAQDPDLGENGLVFYELLDIISERQTASSLVAVESSSGAITAKISFDFEQLRGVHFQVEARDGGIPPRSAAVTVNLFVVDRNDNAPVILFPLPRNGSVPVEIVPRSARTGHLVTKVVAEDADSGSNAWLSYHIFQASDSSLFRISANMGELRTARFILPTDAVKQRVVVVVRDHGDPSLSSSVTLGILLSNFAPQVLPDFGDTWQRGGHLSTQNLYLVIALASISFLFLGCLLFFVCIKVNQSPACCSQSCCRSSEEPRQGRKMASNPCMTSATIDVTTVERLSQTYLYRASLGLGSDNNSLLLRGEYSAADLRNLATGVGLNLPISCIHIRNRKGDHVNVNAMVSKS, from the coding sequence ATGGTGGGCTGGAGGGTGGCGGTTCTATGTCTGTGGGTCTCCTGCTGCTCTGCCGCCAGACAGCTGGAATACTCAGTGTTGGAGGAGACCGTGCGGAGCGTAGCTGTAGGTAATGTTTCCGCGGACTTGGGGCTGTCAGCGGCCACTCTACGCTTGCGGAACTTTCGCTTACTTTCCAGCCTCCGCGAGCCCTACTTCGGGGTGGATCTGGCCAGCGGTAGCTTGGTGGTCCGAGAGCCGGCAGACCGCGAACGGCTGTGCGGGACTAAAGCTGCCTGCGTCTTGACCTATGAGCTGGTGCTGGAGGACCCGCTGGAGCTACACAAGATGCGAGTTCACGTCGTGGACATCAACGACAACTCTCCTGTCTTCCCTGCCGGCGACGTGCAGCTGCACATCCCCGAGTTCCTGTTGCCTGGAGCCCGCTTTACTCTTCCTAATGCCCTAGATGCGGACGAGGGAAGCAACGGTGTCCTGACCTACACCCTGAGCCCCAGCCAGCACTTTCGCTTGATCATGGGGTCGCGAGTCGACGGCAGTGAATACCCGGAGTTGGTATTAGAGAAAGCGCTGGATCGGGAGCAGCGTGCCACCCACCAGCTACTGCTCACCGCTAAGGATGGAGGGCAGCCCGCGCGCTCCGGAGAAGCACAAGTTACCATCATAGTGGTGGACACAAACGACAATGCGCCTGTATTTGAGCGCACAGTATACCGTGCCAAGGTACCAGAGACTGCCCCGAACGGGACTTTGTTATTACGAGTTCAGGCCTCGGACCCGGATGAAGGCTCCAATGGGGAAATCCGGTACTCCTTAAGCAATAGCACGCTGGTGGAGCTGCGACACTACTTTCACGTGCACCCTAGAAATGGGGAAGTGCGGCTAGCTGCTTCACTCGGTCTACCTGAAACGTTGTTGGAAGCATACATTGAGGCGAGGGATGAGGGTACCTTCGGTCTAGCTAGTACTGTCAAACTGCTGGTGGAAGTGACTGATGTGAATGATCATGCCCCTGAGGTGAACCTCCTGACTCTATCCAGTTCAGTTTCTGAGGACGCAGCCCCTGGCACAGTGATTGCTCTCTTCAGTCTAAGGGACGAGGACCTCGGTCCCAATGGTAAGGTCTTTTGTAGCATGTCCAGTGGAGGCCCTTTTAAGCTGAAGGCTTCTTTTGACAACTACTACAGCTTGCTGACTGATGGGCCACTGGACCGGGAGCAGGTCAGCGAATACCATGTCCTGATTACTGCCTCAGATGGTGGCTCACCCCCACTAAGCACCCGCAGGACAGTGACTGTGTCTGTTGTTGATGTGAACGACAATTCACCAAATTTTGCTCAACCACAACAGGAACTTTTTGTGGCTGAAAACAATGATCCTGGGGCCTCTTTAGGCCATGTTTTTGCCCAGGATCCGGACCTAGGGGAAAATGGCCTTGTCTTCTATGAGCTGTTGGATATTATCTCTGAAAGGCAGACAGCCTCTAGCTTGGTGGCAGTAGAATCATCCAGTGGGGCTATCACTGCCAAAATTTCCTTTGACTTTGAGCAACTCAGGGGGGTTCACTTCCAAGTGGAAGCCCGGGATGGTGGCATTCCTCCCAGAAGTGCAGCAGTGACTGTGAACTTATTTGTGGTAGATAGGAACGACAATGCTCCAGTCATCCTGTTTCCCTTGCCCAGAAATGGCTCTGTTCCAGTGGAAATTGTGCCTCGCTCTGCCAGAACTGGACACTTGGTCACAAAAGTGGTAGCAGAGGATGCAGACAGTGGCTCTAATGCTTGGCTTTCCTACCATATTTTTCAGGCTTCTGATTCTAGCCTCTTCAGAATTTCAGCCAATATGGGAGAACTTCGTACTGCTCGCTTCATTCTTCCCACTGATGCAGTTAAACAGAGGGTGGTGGTAGTGGTTCGAGACCATGGAGACCcctcactttcctcttctgtcaCATTAGGTATACTGTTGAGCAACTTTGCCCCTCAGGTCCTTCCAGACTTTGGAGATACCTGGCAAAGAGGAGGCCACCTTTCCACCCAGAACCTGTATTTAGTAATTGCCCTGgcctctatttcctttttatttctggggTGCTTACTTTTCTTTGTGTGCATCAAGGTGAACCAGAGCCCAGCTTGTTGTTCTCAAAGCTGCTGTCGCTCTTCAGAAGAGCCGAGGCAAGGGAGGAAGATGGCTTCAAATCCTTGTATGACATCAGCCACGATAGATGTCACTACAGTTGAGAGACTTTCTCAGACCTATCTCTATCGGGCCTCTCTAGGACTTGGTTCTGATAATAACAGTTTGCTGTTGCGTGGGGAATACAGTGCTGCTGACCTGAGAAATCTGGCTACTGGGGTAGGACTGAATTTGCCAATATCCTGCATTCACATTCGGAATAGGAAAGGGGATCACGTAAATGTCAATGCCATGGTAAGCAAATCTTGA